The window agatataattcacaaacCATACAATTCGTGTTCAACGTAACACCACTCAGTGggttttagtgtattcacagagaTGTGCAGACATCACttcaattttaggacattttcctgatcccaaaagaaaccctgtacccattagcagtcatttcctatttctcctcAACACCCCAGGCCTAAGGAACCACTCACCTTTCTGTCTCTAAGGAGTTGCCTGTTCTTGACATTTTATATTAAAGGAATCAAACCGTTTATGGTCTTTGGTGATTGGCTTCTATGACTTTATATGATGTTTTCAAAGATCATCCATATTATAGCAAGTatctgtcctttatttttttattttactgctgaataatacttcattctattgatatatcacattttgtttatccattcattattcaGTAGGTACTcaggttgtttctactttttgtgGTATTAAGAATGATATTGTtatccacattctttttttaaagatttttatttatttatttattcatagagacagagagagagagagagagaggcagagacacaggcagagggagaagcgggcatcatacagagagcctgacatgggactcgatccagggtctccaggatcacgcctgggctgcaggcggcgctaaaccgctgcaccactggggctgccctgttattaacattcttgtacaagtttTCAGATTGGACAGAAGCTTTCAATTCTCTTGGAGTGGAGTTGCggagtcatatggtaactctatgtttaaccttttgaggaactgccagactgttttccaaagctgctgcaccattttacattcccaccagcactaTATGAGAATCtcaatttttctacatcctcaacaacacttgatattttctatttcttaaattatagtcatcctagtgagtgtgaagtggtatctcataaTGGCTAtaatatgcatttccctaatgatgactGAGGatgcattgttttttaaattacaaaatttaaatttttctttattattatttttaaaagattttatttattcatgagagacacacacacacacagaaagagagagagagagagagagagagagaggcagagacatagtcagagggagaagcaggctccctgcagggagcccgatgtggactcggtcccaggacccgggatcatgccctgagctgaaggcagatgctcaaccaatgagccacccaagtgtcccaacaaaattatttttagaaagaatttaCATGCTGAGGTTTTGAGAACTTTAACCGTCTACATCACatgtccaaagtcacagagcctAGACTCAAAACAAGTCTCTCTAAGGCAAATGCTTGAACTCCACCCCCTCTTTCCTAAAAGAGAATCTGTGATAAAACTCTTCAAGAAAATTTCTCTTGTTATCTCTGTTAGAAAGGGAACACTGCACAAGATGAATCTCTGCATGGACTAAATGGTTCATTTCTTATTTGCTATTAGAAACCCAAATGTGCAAATAACTTTTTggtctcttaatttttctttgtaaaaaataagtgtttccagggcacctgggtggcttagtcagttaagtgtctgacttgatttgattgatctgacttgatttcagcttaggttgtgaaaACAAGCCCCCAGTTGGGCTTTGTACTGggtatagagtctgcttaagattctctctcaacctcttcctctgctccttctccttctctctctctctaaaaaaaaaaaaaaaaaacaaaaaaacaaaaaaaaacgtgTTTCCTTGACATCCTCACACTGGATCTTAGATGAAGTAGTGACACTTTCTTGGTATgcagtacttttttttctctttttttaaagatgtattcatCCACTGTTTTAGAgagtcaagcagactccacatagAGCtcagagccccatatggggcttgagACCATGACCCAGCCAAAACTAATAGCCAGACGCTCaattgactgcaccacccagatgccccagcatGAAGTGATTTTGTGCTTTTCTTCATGTTAGTGCCCTTTGGACTTCTTCTTCCCACTGTCATCAGGACATGGAATGTGGAAAGACAAAAGCTTAAACTTTGTTTAAATGCATAATTATCCAAATATTTTGagtacacatttttttcctctagatatCTATTCATTTTATACTATCAATTTTACGTTAGATATTaccaaaatttactttttctcttttttacagtTAAAAATTCAGGTTGTGTAGTCTTAAAAGTGACATCCAGAAGCCTCATAAACCCACCTACGTAGGAACACAGCAGTTGTAGAGGTGGAGAGAGGAGCAACCAGAATTAGAGTTCAAATATACCTGACCAACAGCTGTGACACACTGGGGACTTTAACATTCACTGGGGACTGTAAACTTTGACACAGATCACTTAATTCTCTGAAGACTGGATCCAACAATCACGATGAATACAAGAATGTGCTATGGTAGCATGGTGAGTTCCAGACAAACCCGAGAATTCGGTACAGCTGGGGAAGGAGGCCCAAGTCCTGAGATGGTCTTAGAAGCAGAACTGATAGACCTCAGGGAAAGTGATGAAATAGTTGACCTCACCTGCGAATCGCTAGAACCTACAGTGATTGACCTAACTTGCCACGACTCTGTTGTGATTACTGAAGAAAGGAGGCGACGAGGGGGGAACACAAGGTCATTCCAAGGCCAAACTGGCAGCTCTGTGGTGAGCAGTGATAAGGAGGAGTTGATGAGAAACAGGGATGTATATGTGACCGACAGTACCTGCCATAATGCCCTGGAAGAAGAAGCTGTAAGTTGCACACTACCTGGTTATATCCGGTGCCGAATTTGTATGGATGGGTACTCGGAGATTGAACTAAGTAGGCGACACATTTACTCTACAGAATGTGGCCATATCTTCTGTAGTCGGTGCCTCTGCATGTcccttaaatataataaaaattgccCAGTTTGTTTGAAGAAAATCAACTGCTATCAGTACCACCGCATTTTTGTATGAGGTGTGTTGTGTTATTCAGGACAGAACCCTTGGGATGGAAACATGTCCTCATGCAGAAAATATGGATTCTTGCCATCCAATACACTGGACTCAAAaagtctgctttaaaaaattgctcTCTGGAGTATGTGAAAAACTCGTTCATTTCTCACACAATATGAAACTCTTTTTGATTCCCTTTGGTTTCACGCTTCAGGGCTGGGCTTTGGTACTCAATGTGCCACAGACTGGTGGTTGACCTCAaagcaatttttccttttttttttcttcatagtattCAATTTTTAACTGGCCACACATGGGCATTTTGGATCATGTAAACAAGGGCAACATCCTAGAGATGGTGAAGCAAGTGGATGGAAGGAACCTGGGAGACTAACAATTTTGTGAGTCAGCACCACCATACAAATTTGGACTTTTACTTGAGagataaataaactttattctgTTAAAGCAACCCGATATGAGGTCTTCTTTAGAACAATGGAAACTGTATATTAATTAAGGGGCCAGGCAGTGTCTCTGGGTTTCTCTGGATTTCCTGATTCCAGTGGAATGGAAGGAAGTCAGTTCCTTCTGACCACCTCTCCAACCAGCAGGGTACAGATCGGTACGTGGGCAGATACCATGTCCCCTGGGACTAGTATGAGGACTTGTGTAGGCACACTGAAATCTAGAATTGTGGTTCTGTGCTCTGCCAGGCCAGAGAAGAGATGCCATCACCCTGGCTTTACAGGTGTGCCTGCCTTCACCACACTGGGCAGCTAATCAACAAGTTGGCATGCTTCTCTATGAACAAACACATCACTGTATCACCGTTCCAGCTGCTCCAGGGTCACAGGTCTTGAGAAGACCTCCTTGCCACTCATGCCACACCTTCAGCTAAACacatactctttctttttttgcagagGATCATATAACACTCACAGTTCAGCCTGCACTTTAGAACTAGAGAACTTCAGtgccctttccttttctcttagaaTTAAATAGTAAAGTTTGTTCCTTATTTCTAAGGCCATAGCAGTTCCTTTCTCCGAGGCCCTGTGTAGTATCTGTCCACACACTGCACCCTCTGAAATGTTCCAAACTCCAGGCTTTGGTTGCTTGACTTGGCACAGGATATGCAAGATAAATGTGGTATGCTCCCCTCTGTGGGTTCCtttgtacattcttttttttttttaatttgtatttatttatgatagtcacacacagagagagagagagaggcagagacataggcagagggagaagcaggctccatgcaccgggagcccgacgtgggattcgatcctgggtctcctggatcgtgccctgggccaaaggcaggcgccaaacagctgcgccacccagggatccctcctttgtaCATTCTAagatgaaaaggagaagaaaaagaacatgaaaatgaaaaaaagaacaatttctaAATATTATCTTCCTACATTTAAATAGATCATCTTATGCATCCCACTTTGGAGACAATTAAATGCTCTGTGACACAGCACAGTGTATCAGAAAACTGACTAATGATGGAAACATCTGAGGTGCCTCTTAAATACAGATTCTGCTTTTGCACATACTGTCTCTGTGATTAGGATAAAAAGCGGACTCTCCAGTTTGTCAGCAGCCCTCAACCCTCCCTATTGCAGTCTACTTAACCCACTACACACATCCCTTACCTGCAAAGCTCATacatttgagggtttttttttttaagattttatttattcacgagagacagagagagagagagagagaggacatttGACTTTTTGACTctgttttaggggaaaaaaatagaagtgattctgactttttcaaaaaaatcaagaTTAGTTATATAGACAGCAAGATGCACTGATTTCAAGTGTATAATTAGATGAATTTGAGCAAATATATATAGTCATAATGACCAACACCCCAATCAAAACATAGAACAGTTCCAtcattccagaaagttcccttATGCCCCTTTCTAGAAAATTCCGACCCCCCACAAGCAACCACTATTCTGATTACTGTCCCCATACACATGCTTGGGAACACTAACTTTTATTACTTCATTGTCTAGCCCAGCTAGCTCATCGGGAAGGAAAATTTGATAGAGATTTAGATTTGGAGTATAAGTACTAGGCAGGGATCAAATGTTTTAGTGGCAGCACAATTAATACTACCTCTTTTAAGAATTGaagcaaaaaataagagaaagacaaataccatatgatttcactcatatgtggaatttaaaagacaaaacgatgaacatatgggagaaaaaagagagagacaaactaggaaacagactcttactaTAGAGAtcaaactgagggttaccagaggggaggtgggtgggaggatgggtttAATGGGTGatggattaaggagggcacttgtagtgatgagcattgggtgttgtatataagtgatgaatcactaaattctacacctgaaattgatatattaattaacttaaatttaaataagactttgaagtaatccctgggtggctcagtggttgagcatctgcctttggctcaggtagtgatcctgggatcaactcccacactgggattcccacagggaacctgcttctccctctgcctatgtcttcgcctctctctgtgtctttcataaataaataaataaaatctgttttaaaaaaaataagaacttggggatgcctgggtggctcagtggttcagtatctgccttcagctcagggtgtgatcctggggtcctgggatcaagtcccgcatctggctccctgcttggagcctgcttctccctcttcaggctccctgcatggagcctgcttctccctctgcctatgtctctgcctctctctctgtgggtctctcatgaataaataaataaaatcttaaaaaaaataacttgaagaaaataaaatgatactttaaaacaaaatgaaacagaaaaaaccCCTAAAAGCCTTTTGTGGACAGGGGTACAATaactattaataaatattaatttaatgcaaaaaaaaggagaattgaaGCAAGAACGTGTCAATAATAATAACACCTACCATTTATTAAGTAATAGTTATATTCCAGGCACAGTACTAGGTACTTCATACTCCTAGGCAGTCAAGGTATACACCTAGGCAAGAACAGGAAACCAACAGGATGTCAGAGCAGAAGTTGAAGTGAGTTGCCACAAAGCATATTGACATGAATAATTTGGCTGACTATTGTGCATGGCTGTGGGAAGAAGtgaagtaaagaaaagaagattaaGGCCACATCATGAATAGGGAGCATTGTGTGCTGAGTTATAGAGCATATTCTATAGGTGCTAAAGAGCCCTTAAAGGCTCTGGAGGAGAGCCCCCAGAGAAAGATTCTTAAGGATTCAGCATGATCTCAGTGAAGGTCAAAGATGCTGTTTGAAAGTTGAGGAAAAAATATGGAGGTGGAATTGAGAAGGGAAAATTCTGCTGTTGACTTTCCTCTCAAAATAGAAGTGAATTTAATGAAGTGTATAAGAAATAGGATGAAGTAACCTTGGTCTGGGAATTTGTTAGTCCACTGGTACTCTCCTGCCTTCAGATGTCTAACAGTTTCATTTTTATGCCAGCAGAGCTGTGCAAGCCCTCTAAACTGTGGCAGCTCCTAGGAGATGGTGTTTCTTCTGAACCAGCAATGGCAGGACTCCAGGGGGACAGCTGTGGAAGCTGGATTTAGCTTCCAGTCCTTTTTAGAAAAGTAGAAGCTCATTTGACCAGAGTGGATACGGGATTAGGAGATGTAGACATTCAAATGAATTTACTTGAAGCCCGATCTAGCTTTAGACCAATTTAATCTGGCAATGTGCATTTATCATTTTCTGATGTTCACTGAG of the Canis lupus familiaris isolate Mischka breed German Shepherd chromosome 30, alternate assembly UU_Cfam_GSD_1.0, whole genome shotgun sequence genome contains:
- the RNF4 gene encoding E3 ubiquitin-protein ligase RNF4 produces the protein MNTRMCYGSMVSSRQTREFGTAGEGGPSPEMVLEAELIDLRESDEIVDLTCESLEPTVIDLTCHDSVVITEERRRRGGNTRSFQGQTGSSVVSSDKEELMRNRDVYVTDSTCHNALEEEAVSCTLPGYIRCRICMDGYSEIELSRRHIYSTECGHIFCSRCLCMSLKYNKNCPVCLKKINCYQYHRIFV